A single region of the Phalacrocorax carbo chromosome 4, bPhaCar2.1, whole genome shotgun sequence genome encodes:
- the MGARP gene encoding protein MGARP, translating into MYLCRAASQALASRLSRAPSAASRLKQRAPLRQMSSGSVPGSSGESMIYYLLAGVAAFGGLFYAYRIVGSSRSNYIEHINILHERAEARKNKPWSSKGDEEEMAAVAEAETAAEEADAAAAAGPAAQDESAGASPETGGENDLPAPEASPAVEEAQQEAAANSEDAANSEDAANSEDAANSEDAANSEDAANSEAAAVQG; encoded by the exons ATGTATCTCTGCCGGGCCGCCTCGCAGGCGCTGGCCTCTCGCCTGAGCAGGGCTCCCTCCGCCGCGAGCCGCCTCAAGCAGCGCG CGCCTCTTCGCCAGATGTCATCTGGGAGTGTTCCTGGCTCTTCTGGAGAGAGCATGATTTACTATCTCCTTGCCGGTGTTGCTGCTTTTGGTGGCTTATTTTAC GCCTACAGAATAGTCGGTTCATCCCGCAGCAACTATATTGAACATATAAATATTCTTCATGAGAGAGCTGAGGCACGGAAAAACAAACCCTGGTCAAGCAAGG GTGATGAAGAAGAGATGGCTGCAGTCGCTGAAGCAGAGACAGCCGCGGAAGAGGCtgatgcagcagctgctgctggacctGCAGCACAGGATGAGAGTGCTGGGGCATCCCCAGAAACTGGAGGGGAAAATGACTTACCAGCTCCAGAGGCATCCCCTGCtgtggaggaagcacagcaggAAGCTGCTGCTAACTCGGAAGATGCTGCTAACTCGGAAGATGCTGCTAACTCGGAAGATGCTGCTAACTCGGAAGATGCTGCTAACTCGGAAGATGCTGCTAACTCAGAAGCTGCTGCAGTGCAAGGTTAA
- the NDUFC1 gene encoding NADH dehydrogenase [ubiquinone] 1 subunit C1, mitochondrial produces MRRDPAPGPPSPPPGVCVPCRGGAGTGRGGAAPSRWAVPARGDKMAAAAALRAVKGVRLVAGGPSLAFTRSAFVAKRRNYDQPNWFGVGLAFSTSAALWALLFKQHNEDVMEYERRKKEAQHKCTGCS; encoded by the exons ATGCGCCGCGACCCCGCGCCGGGCCCGCCCTCGCCCCCGCCGGGCGTGTGCGTGCCttgccggggcggggcgggtaCAGGGAGGGGCGGTGCCGCCCCATCGCGGTGGGCGGTGCCGGCCCGAGGCGacaagatggcggcggcggcggcgctgagGGCGGTGAAGGGCGTGCGGCTGGTGGCGGGAGGGCCGAGCCTCG CTTTTACTCGTTCTGCGTTTGTTGCAAAAAGACGTAATTATGACCAACCAAACTGGTTTGGAGTCGGCTTGGCTTTTAGCACCTCTGCTGCCTTGTGGGCTCTT CTTTTCAAGCAGCATAATGAAGATGTAATGgaatatgaaagaagaaaaaaagaggcacaacATAAGTGTACAGGTTGTTCATAG